The stretch of DNA AAGACTAACAAGAAGACTCTGCTGGTGTCGCCGGCACAGGAGCTGGATGGCAAGGTCAAGCGACCGGCAAAGGTTTTCAATAGCGTGGCCGTCGGCAAGCAGGGAGACATCTTCTGGACGGACTCCTCGTCCGACTTTACCATCGAAGATCTGGTCTTTGCCAGCTTCGCTAATCCCTCGGGCCGGTGAGTGTGCCACACGCAGCGAATGAATGAACGCTGTCCAAACCGGTTTCTAATGgttctgctctctcttccgcttgctctctctttgtctttcaGTCTATTCAAATACAATCGGGCGAAGAATGTCAGCGAAGTGCTGTTGGACGAGCTGGCCTTCGCCAATGGCATTGCGTTGAGCCCCAACGAGGATTTCGTTGTGGTGGCCGAGACCGCTGGCCAGCGCCTGACCAAGTATTATCTGCAGGGCGCCAAGACCGGCGAGAGCGAGGTCTTTGTCGATGGTCTGCCCGGCCTGCCCGATAATCTGACGCCCGATAGCGAGGGCATCTGGGTGCCATTGGTGGTCAGCGCCGACAGCGAGCATCCCACGGGCTTCAACATCTTTTCACGCTTCCCCAGCGTACGCCTATTCCTGGCCCGCATGCTGGCCTTCTTTGAGTTGCCGTTCCGCTACCTGAACAGCGTCTACCCGAACAAGTTCTCGCAGCGCTTCGTTCACTTTGTGGGCCACATGGAGAGCATCACCCTGCTGTCGCCCAAGCGCAGCACTGTGGTGCGTGTGGACTGGAATGGCAACATTGTGGGATCGCTGCATGGCTTTGACAAGTCCGTGGGCGCCATTTCGCATGTGCTTGAGTTCCAGGAGTACCTCTACCTGGGCTCCCCGCTCAATCAGTATCTGGCGCGCGTCAAGTCGCCCAAGGCCAAGCAGCCAACAGTGAAGGTGCGCAATGTGAGGACCGAGGGCGATGGCCTGGAGGCATCCTTCGGtgcaccaccaacaacaaccacgcagaagccaaaggcaacaaccacgacgacaacaaccacgCCAAAACCGgctacaacaaccacaaagaGGCCAAcgacaaccaccaccaccacaacaacaaccacgacGACAACGAAGCCACCCACTACTACCAAGGCACCCCCTACTAAGCCACCGACAACTaaaccaccaacaacaacgacaacaacgccAAAGCCTGCTGCATCGACCACGAAGCGCACAGTGCCCACGAAACCAGCGCCCATCGAGGAACACATTCCAGCGGACACGAAGCCACCAACCAAGGAGAAGCTCAAGGTCATCAACAAGCAGGGCGTCAACGTGGAGCTCTAAACAGGCAACGCTTTGGAGTTTGTTTAGGATATTCccagcagcgagagagattCGGTTGTTCACGTAGTCAAAGCCAATGACAGAATCAAAGTTCACTTTACGTTTCTTTCTCTTTATGCTCCACCcccacacatttatttttcgtgAAACATTCCACTCAAGAGGCCTCATGCGATGCCAGTTAATTTTAGTCGAAATGTAGCTAAATTCTAACTAGCTCGAAGCCTTAGCTCAAATgattctctcactctctcgggCAGCTCATTATATGCCACGGTTTATAATTCGGTTTTGCTACAATGTCCCCCACTCAACATTCTACTACCATTTTGGGAACTGCATTCCACACtactccctccctcccccatATAATCTTACCTATGATAATTAAGTTTAAAGTAAACAATGCACTGGAAATTGTTGaaacacaagcaaaaagtaattctttgatttttgtactgattttttcttatttcttttcttattttcattgaaaaaataaaggttttttttgtaaagATAAATAACGTAATGGCTAACTGAGgatgtttgtggtttttaggCTTAAC from Drosophila subobscura isolate 14011-0131.10 chromosome O, UCBerk_Dsub_1.0, whole genome shotgun sequence encodes:
- the LOC117897562 gene encoding adipocyte plasma membrane-associated protein isoform X2, whose product is MGLLRALRVRIMNFMIFFLIVILLPNLPPRTTFPYKEFTVTPPKELKGALEPNFHLEGAERLLEGRVYGPECLIARNNEIYTGIHGGEIIKLSASHVTHVAKIGQPCEDIYEESRCGRPLGLAFDTQGNNLIVADAYYGLWQVDLKTNKKTLLVSPAQELDGKVKRPAKVFNSVAVGKQGDIFWTDSSSDFTIEDLVFASFANPSGRLFKYNRAKNVSEVLLDELAFANGIALSPNEDFVVVAETAGQRLTKYYLQGAKTGESEVFVDGLPGLPDNLTPDSEGIWVPLVVSADSEHPTGFNIFSRFPSVRLFLARMLAFFELPFRYLNSVYPNKFSQRFVHFVGHMESITLLSPKRSTVVRVDWNGNIVGSLHGFDKSVGAISHVLEFQEYLYLGSPLNQYLARVKSPKAKQPTVKVRNVRTEGDGLEASFGAPPTTTTQKPKATTTTKPPTTTKAPPTKPPTTKPPTTTTTTPKPAASTTKRTVPTKPAPIEEHIPADTKPPTKEKLKVINKQGVNVEL
- the LOC117897562 gene encoding adipocyte plasma membrane-associated protein isoform X1 encodes the protein MGLLRALRVRIMNFMIFFLIVILLPNLPPRTTFPYKEFTVTPPKELKGALEPNFHLEGAERLLEGRVYGPECLIARNNEIYTGIHGGEIIKLSASHVTHVAKIGQPCEDIYEESRCGRPLGLAFDTQGNNLIVADAYYGLWQVDLKTNKKTLLVSPAQELDGKVKRPAKVFNSVAVGKQGDIFWTDSSSDFTIEDLVFASFANPSGRLFKYNRAKNVSEVLLDELAFANGIALSPNEDFVVVAETAGQRLTKYYLQGAKTGESEVFVDGLPGLPDNLTPDSEGIWVPLVVSADSEHPTGFNIFSRFPSVRLFLARMLAFFELPFRYLNSVYPNKFSQRFVHFVGHMESITLLSPKRSTVVRVDWNGNIVGSLHGFDKSVGAISHVLEFQEYLYLGSPLNQYLARVKSPKAKQPTVKVRNVRTEGDGLEASFGAPPTTTTQKPKATTTTTTTTPKPATTTTKRPTTTTTTTTTTTTTTKPPTTTKAPPTKPPTTKPPTTTTTTPKPAASTTKRTVPTKPAPIEEHIPADTKPPTKEKLKVINKQGVNVEL